A stretch of DNA from Cerasicoccus sp. TK19100:
GACGAGATGCTCGTTGGGTGGGACAAGATTGACCTCGAGGACTTGAAAAAACACGACAAGATTTACAGTGCCTACCAGAATGCGCAAAGCGGCCGCAAAACCACGCTGAATCTTGGCGTTTACGAAGGGGCGATGTCGCAGGACCAGTTCTTGCGGAACTTGAAAGCCATGCTTCTTAAGGAAGATGCTTACAAAGCACCGCGCATGACTGATATCGAGTTTGATCGAGATCTATTCAACTATGAGAATCGTCCTGGGGATTACGTAAAGGCCCAGCGCAAGACTGAAAAGATTTATCTGGAATACAGGTTGTTGATGGAGGAGTTCTTTGGGGTCAAAGAAGATCAGCTTAAAACTCGTATAACCACAATACCTTATGGCGATGAGACCTACCGTGTCATTGACTTTTCATCCCTGGCAGACCGCAGTAAAGTGAATGTAAGCCGTTTGAGTGTGATCAAATATTTTGCGGACTCAGGTCATGAATCCTATCATGACGCCATAGACTGGTTTACTGGCAATGATCTGGAGTTTCAGGGGATCGTCCGGGAGTTGAGGGATCAACAAAAGGTCGTCAATCAGCAACTGTTGGCCAGCGACAATGTAAAGCTTCGCTATTCCTATTTGCTGGGGCAGTTGCAGAAGCACTTCACCAATCTTGGTGATTCCTCCACCATGGAAAAGTCTTTGCCGACAGATATGCGTGCATTTCTCGAAGAAATGCAGCTCAGGTGAGTGATTTTAGCGTGACCGCTTCCGCGCCGCCTTGCGCTTGCGGGGTGGCGGGTGGACGCCAAAGCGCGGATCTCCCTGACGAATTGCTTCGATAATGGCCTCGGCGACCGGCTCGAAGTCATCGTGTTCCTCGGGCAGATAAAGCCATTTGGGCAGGATGGCGTGAGGTGCCAGCGGTGGGAAATCCGCGATGATGGCCTCGTGCTGCTCGCGGTCCACCGTGACCAGTAGGCCGCGCCAGGGCTCCTCCCGGGCGGAGAGCACGCAGACCATTTTGCCATTCAGGTAGCATCCCACCGCGCCAAACATCGGCTTGCGCACAAAGGAGGGGTCATCGGCGATGGGCTCAATCAGCCAGTCGTAGGGATGCGGTTTCGGCATGAGGGGGAGAATAAAGTGAGCCAATGAAAAATGAAAGATCAGGTTTGGCATTCGATTCGCCGCGTTGGGCGCAAATCGTTACCCGCTTGAATTTGCCCACTGTAATATTTAATCTACACCGGCTATCGCCGTGATTGACTTGTGATCCCGCAAGCAGCGTAATAGCTCCCCATGTTCGTCGACGAAGTCACAGTAAAACTCAAGGCGGGAGATGGCGGCAACGGCTGCCTGAGCTTCCGGCGGGAGAAGTATGAGCCCATGGGTGGCCCCAACGGGGGTAACGGCGGACGCGGGGGTAACGTCGTGCTCGTGGGGGATGAGAACACCGCGGATTTGGTCGACTACAAATTCATGCCGCACGCCAAGGCGCAAAATGGCGAGCCGGGCCGTGGCTCGGATCAACACGGAGCCTGGGGTGATGACAAGCGCTTGCGCTTGCCACTGGGCACACAGGTGTTCGATGTGGTCAGCGGCTTGATGGTCTGCGAGCTCCTTGAGCACGAGCAGGAGGTGACGTTGCTCAACGGTGGCCGGGGTGGCCTGGGCAATCTGGTCTTCAAATCCTCGGTTAACCAGGCACCGCGCAAAATTACGCCCGGTAAGCCCGGAGAGGAAGGCGAATACCGTTTTGTGCTCAAGACTATCGCCGATTGCGGGTTGGTGGGATTCCCTAATGCCGGCAAGTCGTCGATCATGGGCATCATGACCAAAAATCAGCCCAAGGTCGGTCATTATGCCTTTACCACGATCAATCCGAGCGTTGGCGTGGTGCTTTATCCTGATACCTACGAACGACTTACAATTGCCGATATCCCCGGGCTGATTGAGGGCGCTCATGAAAACCGTGGCCTGGGCCACCGTTTTCTGCGGCACGTTGAGCGATGCCGAATCCTGCTTTTCATGCTGGATATGTCGGGTGAGGAGGGGCGCGATCCGCTGGATGACTACGCTCAGCTGTGCCACGAACTGGAGCTGTATGAAGAGGAGCTCGCGGAACGCGACCGTATCTTGATCGCTAACAAGATGGACGAAGAAACTTCGGCAGAGAATTTAAAACGTCTGCGCGCTGCCTACCCGGATTTGAAAATTTGCCCAATTTCCTGCCTGAGCGAAGAAGGCATTCCGGAACTGCGCGAGGCGCTCTACGATGCGGTTATCCGCAGTGCCGCCACGGAGTAAGCCGCAGCTTGGTCGCTTGCTGAGCCTGTTTGGGGCAGGGCTGTGCTCACATGGCCGCCCTGTGTGGGCTTTGCGCACTTAGTGCCTGAAGCTAGCCAGCCTGCTCGGTCGGATTGAGCACGCCGTTGAGCTCGATGAGGAGATTTTCCCGGTCTGGCGTGAAGATGAAGCGGTCGCTACCCAGCTTTTCGTAGGCCTGCTGGAGAATGTCGGCCGACGGGCGGCGCATTTGGAGCAGCTTTTTAAGGTAGTTCCCGAGTTCGGCGGCGTTGCCGGTTTTGATCTCGATTTCGATCAGGTTGGACAGCGCAGCTTGGTTCTTGGGATTGTTCTCGTAGGCCTGCTTGAGCACGCGACGGGAAAATTCATCGCCTCCCAGCTGGGAGAAGCGGCGGGAAACCGCCATGAGCGATTCGGCGCGCAGGTTGGGCTCCTGCAAGAACTGGTCGACATAGATTTCAGCCAGGTTCATGTTGCCGACGCCGTAGTAAGCCACGGAGCGAAGGCTGTTGAAAATTGGCAGGTTGCTTTCCAGCCAGTCTGGGCGCTCCTTGGCGAGCTCTTCGCTAAAGCTGATGGCACCTTCGAAATCACCCGCAGTGATGTGAGACTCGATCAGCAGGAGTGCGAAGGGCGCGATGGGGAAGTCATTTTCGAGCGCTTGCTCGTAGATGCGGCGGGCGAGGTCGATTTGGCCTTCGTCGGTGGCGTAATTGGCCAATTTGAGCATGGCCTTCTCATCGTTGCGGAATTGGCGCAGGATGGCGTCGGCCTCGGCTTGGGCGCGTTCATCCTGGTCGGTCAGGCTGAGCGTGTAAAGCAGGTCGACGCGGGGCGAGACGGCCAACGGGGCATCGATGTTGCGCAAAACGGCATACTGGCGGGCTTTTTCATACTCCTCCAGGTCGCGATAATACTGGCTAAGCTGCGCGTAGAGTGGCTCGTTGGTCTTGTATTTGCCGATGCTGTTTTCCAGCTTGTCGATGGCAGTGCGCTGGGCACCGCGTTCCCAGGAAATCTTTGCGGAGAGCAGCAGGCCTTCCAAGCCGGTTTCCAGCTCATACTCTTTCACGAAGTCTTCGGCCTCATCAAAATTGCCCCGATAGAGGTGAGCGGTAGCTGCTGCAGTGGAGAGCAGTGTGGTCACGTCTTCGTTGTTGGTGTCGGCGAGAATCTCCTCGGAAAGGCTAATGACTTCCTCGTCCTCCTGCTGGCTGATCAGTAGCTGAACGTAGCGCTTGAGGTAAGCCGGGTTATCATGGGCGTAGGGCACGCCTTCACGTAAGAGGTCGAGCGCGCGGTCGATATCGCGCAGATTGGGGATGTAGAGGAAGTATTCGCTAACCAGGAGGCGACCCTCGAGGTTGGTGGGGGATCGCTGCACGCCCTCGCGCAGGAATTTAAAGGCATCACGGTAATTGCCCTCTTCGAGCATCTCCTTGGCCATTTCAATCTGGTAGTCGCCGACTTTGGCGCGGTGTTCATCCATGTGAAGCCAGATGGTAAACATGTCCGCGTATTGCACGTCTTCGAATTTTTGCACTTTCTTAAAGAACACAAACAACGCGGTCGCTAAGCCAATATAGCCCACGATGGCCAAGCCCGCAAAGACGCCAAGTATGCGCCCCCAGCGAAAATGAATATGCCAACGGCCACTGGGCCCCCGCTTCCGGACCGCGAAGCCAAGCAAAACGCTTCTTTGCTGGTTTTGAGACGATGGGGAGGCCTTTTTCATGGGTTTGAAATTTACACGCCGACCACTGGGGTCAATCTAAAATGGAAGCCGGGAATAAGTATTCACTTAACTGCATGTGATTGTTTTCCCCTTACGTAGAGCGGGCGTTAACGTGATTGTCACATTTGGAAAGAGTTGATGGGGAAAAATTTGGAATTTTTAGATTCTAGGCCGTTCTTGGGCTTGATTTTTATAATTCTTTTGCCCACAGTAGCAATCAACGCCTTTACCAGACGAAGTAAACCTATCTTCGGAAATCATCCAGCTACACAGATATAAATATGAAATCCTTTACCCAAAAATCTCTAATTGCTGCTTCGATTCTCGGTGCCGGCGCAGCTCTTAATGCTGCCCCTCTCGTATCGATCGGCGACTCCGTTGACATTTTCTTCAACGGTAGCACCAATGTTCAATGGCGATCCAACCTTTTCTACGCTGACGGTATCGAGGGCACGACCCCTCCCACAGCCTTGGCTCCCGCCGGTGTCACTATCAATCGCCCTAAGGAATCTGCTTTCGTCTTCTACGTATCGCCGGGTTTGGAAATCCAGATTGGCCGTAACAGTAATGCCAACGTTACCATCTATTTCCGTGAGGACTTCTTGTTCTACTCGAAGTATAGCAGCCAACTGAATACGGAACTGGCGAACCTCTACGTCGATGGCGTTTACGACTGGGGCAACCTGAGCACCTCTGCTGGCTTCTCCTTCGTCCAGTCACAGCAGAACACGCCAACCACTTCCGGCGGCGTTTTTCAAGCAGATCTGGTTGAAACTAACAACTACAATGCCTACATCGATGCTGACTACGACATCTCTCCGAAGGCATGGTTGAGTGGAGGCTTTAACTGGACTCGTAGGGACTATACCAACAATCAGAATTTTGGTAACCGCTACTCGGACGTTGATTACTATCAAGCTCCGATCACTTTCTTCTGGCGTGTCACACCGAAGCTCAGCGTTGGTCCTAGTTTCCGTTATCGCTACACCGATCCGAGCAGCACGCCGACCACTATCCCTGCTGATTACAATGATTATTTCTTCAACGTTGCAGTCAAGGGTGAGGTTATGCCCAAGCTGAATGTTGGGCTTAACGTTGGTTACCAGCTCCGCGATCCCAATCGTGATCGCATCAATCGGGTTACCAACACGGCGATCTCTCAGGACACCCGCGGTCAGTTCAGCATCATTGGTGATGTCGAATACGAAATCACTCCGAAACTACTTGGTTACGCCTCGCTTTACAATGAGTTTGGCGTCGGTGCAGAGGGTCAAACCACCACGGACCTCGGCGGTGACATCGGTGCGATCTATCAATTCAACAGCTACATTTCTGCAGTCGCAGAATTCGGAATGGAAAACTCGGAGTATCAAAATTCCAATGGTCGTGAAGATCTCACCACCACTGCTGACTTCTCCATCAATTATACACCCAATGCATATTGGCAGCTGAGCGCAGGTTACTATTACATCAACAACAACTCTGATGGTAACTTCAACCCGATCATAGGCTCAGACAATACGGGTGCTAGCTTTAATTCTCATACGGTGAATTTACAGGCGACCTTCCGCTATTAAGGGAGGCATTCTCAAAGTTCATTTGAACAATTCCGGGAAAGGAAGGTCTATTGAAGTGCCTTCCTTTCCTCTTTTTACCAAACCAGTTTTCACCATGAACCGTTTTACCTGTCTTTGTTTTTTGGCTATAACATGCTTTTTCGCGACCTTTGCTCAGGCACAAAACACTGCTGAAGCGAAGAACCGCGGGCTCATTGGTTCGAATTACACGTTGCAGCCGTTGGATATCGTCCAGATGACGGTTTACAAAGAGCCGGAGTTAGAGCAGCAGGTTCGTGTTAGTCAGGAAGGCACAGTGATATTACCCTTGGTCGGAGAAGTGCAGGTGGGCGGTATGACCATTACCAATGCAACTCGATTGATCACTGATTTGTACAATCGAGATTATTTGGTGAATCCTCAGGTGACTCTTCTTCTCATATCCTACACCGAGCGCCGAGCTTATGTGCATGGACAAGTGAACCGACCCGGTCCGGTCATTATTCCACCTGAAGAAACAATGACGCTTTCACAGGTCATTAGTGCCGCAGGTAGCACTACACGTCTAGCCAGTGACACCATTCGCGTTACAAGGACAGAATCTAACGGTAAGAAGACCGTTTATGAACTGGAGTTCGATGAGATTCTGGAAGATCCAGACGCCAAAGATATCATTATTATGGATGGCGATTCTATTTATGTGCCAGAGCGCATCATCTAGTTAGCGTTTATCAGTTAACTAATTTATCACTCACTACTTTTGAATATGAGCGACGACGATAAGCGTAACGTTTCAAATGAGTCTGCCGGAAGTTACGGCGGTTATCAGGGGTATGGTTCCTATGGAAACTACGGCGGTGGCTACTATTATGGTTATGGCTATAATTACGGTGGCTACGGCGGTAATGAACAAGGTCCTTCGCGTTCGATCAAAGATTATCTGGTTATTCTGCGTGAGCGTATCTGGTATCTTGTTGTCACGTTTTTTATTATTTTTACCGCTACGTTGCTCTATACGTTCAACGTAACAGAGGAATATGTGTCGACCGCCACTATCCAAGTGTTGCGCGATGATCCAAAGATTCTTCAAGATGACATGGATGTCTTGGATAACTCAATTCGTGGGATTGAAGACTTTCAGACTCAAGTTAGCATTTTGCAGAGTGGCTCGCTAATTAGTGCGGTAGCAGATCGCATTAAGGATGAAGATCGTGCGATCTTCATGGCACCTTACAAGGACCAGTTTAGCCTTTCGGGACCGCTATCACTAGAAGAGGTTCTAGCAAAAAACTTGTCTATAAGTCCGTTACGCATGACGTGGATTGTTGCAGTCTCATACATGCACCCGGATGCATCCATGGCTGCGAAGGTAGCTAATTACTTTGCGGATGAATACATAAATTATAATGTTAAACTTAACATTGAAACCTCGATGCGTGCGGTGGAAGATTTGCGCAATCGGGCAGAGCATCAACGACAAAAAGTCGAGGAGATACGTGAGGAGATCAATGAGTATCGTAAAAGGTTTAAACGGCTAGGATTTTCTCCTGAGGAAAATGCTGGGTTTGAAGCCCAGGAGTTGCTTTCTCTCAAAGCTGCAGTGATCGAAGATCAGCGAATGCTTTCAATGGCTGAGCGTCATTGGACATTGGTTCAAGAGTATCAGGAATCTGGCAGACCATTATGGGACATTCCTTTTATTTCTGACATGCCGAGAATATCGGAACTCCTTTCCCAGCAATCACAACAGAACATCACGGTTGCCTCATTGAAGAAGCGTTACCGCGATAAGCACCCTAGCATGATAGAGGCTGTGCGCGCTGTGGAAGAGACCACGAAGGAATTGGATAAGGCTGTGGCCTCGGCGATTGAGAAAACGCGCATTTCTTATGAACAGGCCAAGAAGCAATTTGAAACAGCTAGCAATCGCTTGGCGGAAAAAGAGCTGGATATGATGGATCTTGGCGAAATCGCTGTGAAATACAACTCGATGACTGATGAGCTCGAAGTTAATAACTCGCTTTACCAAGCGATGATGGCCCGCTACCAAACCGAAATGGCGCAAGTGGCTTTGGTTACTGCTAATGCCCGCATTATCGATAAGGCTGCACCCTCCAGTAAGCCGGCCAAGCCCAAAATCTTTCTCAATCTGGTGATCGGGGTTTTCGGGGGCATCGTCTGCGGTGCTAGCCTCGTGTTCCTCATCGCAATCCTGGACGACCGGATTAAGAGCGCCTACGACATTGAGAACGCCGTTGGACTGCCGTTGATTGGCATTATTCCTCGCATCAAGCGCCTAAACTCTCCGGAAAAAGCACAAGCCGTGGCCTCCAATGCTGAGCGTCGGGTCACTGAGGCATTCCGGGCTATTCACTCAGCGCTGAAGTTGAATGAGGCCAGTAAGAAGGCGAAGATTATTCTAACCACTTCGACTTCACCGTCCGAAGGTAAGTCCTTTGTGTCGACGAACTTGGCCATCACATTTGCGATCCATGGTGAGCGCACGCTGATTTTGGATGGTGACTTGCGCATGCCGAATGTGGCCAAGTCGATGAATCTTGAGGATCGCACGGATGGCGTCGTGAAATATTTTGCCGGTGAGTGCTCACTGGATGACGCGATCATCACGGAGCTTTATCCCAACCTTGACGTATTACCTGCCGGCACCAAGGCAAAGAATCCCACGCAGATTCTTAACAGCCCGGACTTCGAGGCCCTGCTTGCCACTTTGAGTGAGCGTTATGACCGTATCTTCATCGATACGCCGCCGATCGCGGTGGTCAGTGACGTGCTTACGGTTCTGCCATTCGCTGACGGCATCATTTACGTCATCAAGTTTAATGCGGTTAAGCGCAAGACTGCCAAGTCGAACCTGCGCCGCATCATTGAGTCCAACACTCCAGTCTTTGGCGCGATCCTTAACCAGATCAGTGTCAACGTGGCCTCTTACTATTACGCCAATTATTACGACAAGTCGTATGCTGGCTATTATGGCCATGATGAAGACGGTGATTCGTTGGACGTGCCGATCAAGCGAACCAGCAAGGCGCGATCTGAGGACGGGCAAGCGCTTCCCCGCAGTTAATTCTGCGGCGGGGCTTAGCGTTTGCTGGCGCGGCCTAGTCGATCCCGGATCGCGTTAGCGATTCCGGGGCCGGGCGGAGGCTGCTCGCAATGAATCGCCTGAATACCTTCGAGTGCATCCAAGGTGCGCAATAGGCTAAAGAGATTTTTGGCAACTTCAGGCAGTTCGCCGGATTCACTTAGCCAGTAGTCATGCTTACCGTCGGAAAATGGCGGGCGCTTAAGGTAAATACGAGCTTCTACCTCACTCACGCTCGGCAATTGGCCGGCGGGATGAAGCAGTAGACGCGTCGTCGGGCTGTAGTGCCGCTCCAACATGCCAGGGGCCAGGCTGCTATCGCTGGTTGGGGCAGGGAGCGATACTTCAACGCCGAGCACGGATTCAATCATCTCTTTGCCGATCGGTCCTGGGCGGAGTAGGATGGGTCTTTCTGGTTCGCGTAAATCGACAATGGTTGATTCTAGGCCACTTTCGCAAGGGCCACCATCGAGAATATGCGGGCAGCGTTCATTCAGTGAATCACGAACGTGTTGAGCGGTGGTCGGGCTGATGTAGCCAAAGGGATTTGCGCTTGGCGCGGCGAGGTATAATTTACTGGCCTCCAAGAGCTTGCGCATGATGGGGTGCGCCGGGCGGCGGATGGCTACGCTGTCGCGATTGGCGGTGACCAAGTCGTGTACGCGCTCATGCTTGGGCAATACCAAAGTCAATGGACCAGGCCAGAACGCTTCATCTAGGCGTCGGGCGGCGGTCAGTTGAGACTCATTGAGCTGTGTCAGGTCGTGCAGCTGGTCGAAATCGTGGAGGTGCACGATCAGCGGATCAATGAATGGCCGGCTCTTAATGGCGAAAATTTGGCGAACGGCAGCCTCATTCATGGCATCTCCCGCCAGGCCATATACGGTTTCGGTAGGTACGGCGACGCAATGGCCGGACTGTAGTAGCTGGGCCGCTTGCTGGATCCCGGCCTCGCTGCCGGAGATGAATGCTGGGAGGGCTGCGTCCATAAAAAAAGCGCCATATGGCGCTTTTCGAGGGTTTCGGGTTTTCTAGGCCGACACGCTTACTTCATCAGAAGCATGTTGCGCGCGCGCTTGATGGCCTTGGTGACGCGGCGCTGCTGAAGGGCGGTGAGTCCAGTAATACGACGTGGAAGAATCTTACCCGTGTCAGTGACATAACGGGAAAGTTGTTCGACATCATTGAAATCGAAATCCAGCGGCGTGCGGCTTTGCTTTTTTGCTTCTTCGCTCATGGTGATAAATTGGAAAACGTCCCAGCAAAGCGTTTTCAATAGGCATTGCAAGGAAAAATTTAAACTCCCTTTGCTTAACTTTAGGCACTAATCACTAGCTTAAAATAAGCTCCCTTCAAATGTGGAAGCTTTACTCCTTTCATTTAATCTCGCTAACATGCGTAATTGCTAGTCAATTCGTGCAACCACCATGGTGCTACCTGAGCCATCGAGTTAATATTCAACGATAACGACGATGATGAAACTACTGTCTAAATCTAACCACGTATTATTGGGTAAATTAATCAGCGCATTGCCGCTGTTGGTTGTGGTGGCACCGTTGCACGGTGTGGTCTACTCTTATTCGCTGAATACATCGGGTGCGGGTTGGCTCGATCAGCATAGCTTGCCGGTTATTGGAGACGAGGCCTGCGTGCCCACTTCAGCGACAAACGCCATGACCTACCTGCAAAGCGTGGCACCCGGTTATTTGGGGACTTCGCTGACGGGAAGTAGTTACACGGATTGGACCAACGCCGCGCTAACGGTGGCTGGCCCTAATTATTTAAACACTTCGGCGAGTGACGGCACCGACCTTGATTATCTTCCGCAAGCGATAGATAAGTATATTCGCCAGGACAATGGCTTCACTGGTGTGCAATTGAGCGGCGTGTTGCCATCTGATATCTGGGTAGACTCACCATTTACGAAACCCAGCTACATTACCGATGGGGTGCCGTTGGCTAGCTACTTTCTAGACGCTATCATGAATGGCGCGGCAACGATGTTTTCCATTCAATACACGGATGCGCAAGGTGGTGGCGGCCATGAGCTTTTCGCGACAGGCATCGATTGGAATGACGCCAACAACGACGGCATCGCTCAGGAGTCCGAGAGTGCGATGCTTCACTTTATCGATCCACTGGATCCGGCATTATATGATGGCAGCGGTTCTCCCTCTTCCGGCCCGAGGATCACCAGTGGCAGCTTTCACTATGACGAAACGGATGAGGTGCTGCGATTCTCCTACTCCCAGTATACGGGCGGGCTTCCCTATGATGGCAGCGAATATGGTGATGTGATCGATAGCTACATCGTTGGTGCCTTCACCATGCAGGTGCCGGAACCGAGCGATTACGCGATCATCGCTGGCGCGCTTGCTTTGGCCGGCGCGATGATTCGCCGCCGAATGCAGGCTTAGTCGGCCTTGGGCCGGTAAAATGCCGCGGTCTTGCCGACACTGCCCACGCACTCGCTGTCCGTGCGTTGCTCGATATCCGCGATGGCGGTCTTGATGCCCTCGCGGTCGAGGACGAACTTCACCTTCACCAGCTCGTCGCGCTTGAGCAGTTGATCCAGCTCGGCGATAAGGGTGTCGGTCAGGCCCTGCTTGCCGACATGGACGCCGGCAGCCAGTCGTTGGGCGACGCCACGGAGGTGTTTCTTTTCTGCGGAATTGAGCATGTTTGTGTGAGTATAAAACAGGAAGATCGGGCTTTCGACAAGCTCAGGCCTCGGAAGAACGGGCAGCCGACGCAATGTTATTCTCCGAAGTGGACTTGGCTTACCCGAATTTAGGGCTGTTCATTAAACGGGGGAAGCAGCTTCTTAGCCCTTGGGAAGATATAGATGCCCCAATAGCCGGAGAGCAGGCAGCAACAGGCTCCGAACAGCACAAATAGCCGGATGTCCCCCAAGGCGATCGCCAAGCCGGCATAGACGATGACGAGCGCGAGAACTGGCCGAAAGATTCCCGGGTGCCCGGCATTGAGTAGCGCTCGCCGACGTTTACTTTCTTGGTAGTTGATGTCCTCATCCCCGTTTAGGCCCAGGGTAGAGTAAGTGACGACGGCGGGCACCGACGCTAACGCGCAAAGGATAAAGAGCGCCGCCACCTGACCCATCGTCGAGATCGCCGGAAGCAGGGCGATCAGGGTGATGCACAAACCCAGGACTAAGCAGAAGTAACCGTATGCTTTCATTGCGCGTTAAACTGGTTGTGCGCGATTATGCCAGCAACGGATGCTTAGTCGCGAGAAAGAAATGGGCATGGGTTAAGGCAAATGCTTAGCGGGCTCCAGCAGCGCTATTTTTTAAATGCCTGTTCTTCGAAATGGGCGACAGCGTCGGCCTCGGTTTCAAAATATTCATGCTGTGCGATATTCAAGACTTGCCGAATATGAGGGCTCACGGGGGAGCATACTGCGGCGTCACCTCCCTTGTTGTTAAGGTGTTTTGTTAGAGCACGAATCAAGACTGGGCCATTATCAGTATAAATTTTCAGGCCGCAGAGGTCGGCAATGATCCAATCGAACTCCCAGGCCTTTCGTATTAGGTATTGTTCGACGTGACCGGTTTCGTTCTCTTCAAATCCCCAAAATTCGCCGTGTAATTTGATTCGCAGGTACGCTAATCCTCTAGGCGATTCAGATGGATATTCTTCCACACCCAAGTAGCAGCGGGTGTTGTCTTTGATGCGGAAGATTTCCATCAGGTTGCTTTACGCCACCACTTCCTTCAGCGCGCCGTCGAGGGCTGAGGCGTCGGAGCCGCCGCCCATGGCGAAGTCGGGCTTGCCGCCGCCTTTGCCGCCAAGCTTGGCTGTCAGGTCGCGGATGATGTCACCCGCCTTGTGGCCGGCTGCGATGGCTTCGGGGGAGCAGAGCGCGAGCACCGTCACCTTGGGGCCGAAGACGCCGCCAAGGATCACTACGCTCGGGCCGAGCTTTTTCTGGAGGTCCACGCCGAGGCCGCGCATGTCGTTCGGGTTTGCTACGGAGACCTTGCCAGCGAGCCACTTCAGGCCGTCCTTTTCCACGGCGGTGTCGATCAGGTTGCCGCCTTGGGCTGCGGCCTGTTTCTGCTCCATGGCGCGGAGCTGCTTCTCCAGATCCTTGTTCTGGTTGAGCAGTTTTTCGAGGCGCTCCTCGATCTCGGCCGGTTTGCAGGAAAGCTTGTTGGCCATGTGGTGGAGCTCGGCAAAGTTCTGCGTGGCCAGCTCGAAGGCGGACTCACCGCAGACGGCCTCAATGCGGCGCGTGCCAGCGGCGATGGCCGACTCGTGCTTGATCTTGAACAGGCCCAACTCACCGGTGGCGCGCACGTGGGCACCGCCGCAAAGTTCCTTGGAGTAGCCGCCGATGTCGACCACGCGGACCACGGAGCCATACTTCTCGCCGAAGACCGCGACGACG
This window harbors:
- a CDS encoding polysaccharide biosynthesis/export family protein, with protein sequence MNRFTCLCFLAITCFFATFAQAQNTAEAKNRGLIGSNYTLQPLDIVQMTVYKEPELEQQVRVSQEGTVILPLVGEVQVGGMTITNATRLITDLYNRDYLVNPQVTLLLISYTERRAYVHGQVNRPGPVIIPPEETMTLSQVISAAGSTTRLASDTIRVTRTESNGKKTVYELEFDEILEDPDAKDIIIMDGDSIYVPERII
- a CDS encoding GumC family protein; protein product: MSDDDKRNVSNESAGSYGGYQGYGSYGNYGGGYYYGYGYNYGGYGGNEQGPSRSIKDYLVILRERIWYLVVTFFIIFTATLLYTFNVTEEYVSTATIQVLRDDPKILQDDMDVLDNSIRGIEDFQTQVSILQSGSLISAVADRIKDEDRAIFMAPYKDQFSLSGPLSLEEVLAKNLSISPLRMTWIVAVSYMHPDASMAAKVANYFADEYINYNVKLNIETSMRAVEDLRNRAEHQRQKVEEIREEINEYRKRFKRLGFSPEENAGFEAQELLSLKAAVIEDQRMLSMAERHWTLVQEYQESGRPLWDIPFISDMPRISELLSQQSQQNITVASLKKRYRDKHPSMIEAVRAVEETTKELDKAVASAIEKTRISYEQAKKQFETASNRLAEKELDMMDLGEIAVKYNSMTDELEVNNSLYQAMMARYQTEMAQVALVTANARIIDKAAPSSKPAKPKIFLNLVIGVFGGIVCGASLVFLIAILDDRIKSAYDIENAVGLPLIGIIPRIKRLNSPEKAQAVASNAERRVTEAFRAIHSALKLNEASKKAKIILTTSTSPSEGKSFVSTNLAITFAIHGERTLILDGDLRMPNVAKSMNLEDRTDGVVKYFAGECSLDDAIITELYPNLDVLPAGTKAKNPTQILNSPDFEALLATLSERYDRIFIDTPPIAVVSDVLTVLPFADGIIYVIKFNAVKRKTAKSNLRRIIESNTPVFGAILNQISVNVASYYYANYYDKSYAGYYGHDEDGDSLDVPIKRTSKARSEDGQALPRS
- a CDS encoding YhbY family RNA-binding protein, with protein sequence MLNSAEKKHLRGVAQRLAAGVHVGKQGLTDTLIAELDQLLKRDELVKVKFVLDREGIKTAIADIEQRTDSECVGSVGKTAAFYRPKAD
- the obgE gene encoding GTPase ObgE — translated: MFVDEVTVKLKAGDGGNGCLSFRREKYEPMGGPNGGNGGRGGNVVLVGDENTADLVDYKFMPHAKAQNGEPGRGSDQHGAWGDDKRLRLPLGTQVFDVVSGLMVCELLEHEQEVTLLNGGRGGLGNLVFKSSVNQAPRKITPGKPGEEGEYRFVLKTIADCGLVGFPNAGKSSIMGIMTKNQPKVGHYAFTTINPSVGVVLYPDTYERLTIADIPGLIEGAHENRGLGHRFLRHVERCRILLFMLDMSGEEGRDPLDDYAQLCHELELYEEELAERDRILIANKMDEETSAENLKRLRAAYPDLKICPISCLSEEGIPELREALYDAVIRSAATE
- the rpsR gene encoding 30S ribosomal protein S18, which gives rise to MSEEAKKQSRTPLDFDFNDVEQLSRYVTDTGKILPRRITGLTALQQRRVTKAIKRARNMLLMK
- a CDS encoding L-threonylcarbamoyladenylate synthase; this encodes MDAALPAFISGSEAGIQQAAQLLQSGHCVAVPTETVYGLAGDAMNEAAVRQIFAIKSRPFIDPLIVHLHDFDQLHDLTQLNESQLTAARRLDEAFWPGPLTLVLPKHERVHDLVTANRDSVAIRRPAHPIMRKLLEASKLYLAAPSANPFGYISPTTAQHVRDSLNERCPHILDGGPCESGLESTIVDLREPERPILLRPGPIGKEMIESVLGVEVSLPAPTSDSSLAPGMLERHYSPTTRLLLHPAGQLPSVSEVEARIYLKRPPFSDGKHDYWLSESGELPEVAKNLFSLLRTLDALEGIQAIHCEQPPPGPGIANAIRDRLGRASKR